CGTTCCTTTCAACGCTTGTGCTGTTTGGCCCCCTGAACATAGCAATTAGCTCTTTCAACATTTGCCTGGTTCTATCTGTTTCTGGTATATTTGTGTATAAGAACACCTCGATTAGCCTTGTGGAGGTGACAAGTTTTGTTTAGAAACAGAAATCAGGCCGGCCTGCTCCTGGCCTCCGAAGTCGCCGGGTTAAACCTGGAAAAACCCGTCGTTATAGGTATCCCGCGGGGAGGGGTGGAAGTGGCCGCTCCAATTGCGAAAAAACTCGGAGCACCACTTTATGTGATCCTGCCCAGGAAAATCGGGGCGCCGCATAATCCCGAGTTTGCCGTGGGCGCCCTGGCCCCGGACCATACGGCGGTCTTCGACGAGGAAACCCTGGATTTACTTGGCCTGACCCCGGCCGCTTTACAACCTGTAATTGAAAAAGAGAAGGAAGAGATCAAAAAAAGGCTCGAACTTTACGGGCGGTGGGGAGTCATTCCTGACCTGGCGGGATGCGACGTTATCCTGGTGGATGACGGCATCGCCACCGGGCAGACCGTTAAAGCCGCGCTTTCCTCTTTGCAAAAGAAAACGGACAACCCGCTCATTCTTGCCGTCCCGGTATTGCCTGAAGATGCGGTTCCCATTTTTACGGCCCTGGCCGGCAGGCTGGTCTTCCTTGAAGCTCCCCGTTATTTCCGGGCTGTGGGGCAGTTTTACGAAGACTTCTCTGACCTGCCTCATGAGACCTTGATCTCGCTGCTCGAAGAAACGAACAGCAAAACGCAAAAAAGCCGTTCGGGTTTATAGCTCGCGCTTGTCGACAACCCGTTTAGCCTTGCCCTCGCTGCGAGGGATTGTGCGCGGCTCCACCAGCTTGATGCGCGCCGCTATTCCCAGGACACTGCTGATGCGCGAGCGCAGCCTGTTTTCAATGTCCTCCAGGTCCTTAACCTTATCTTTAAACATCTGCGCGGAAACCTCAACCCAGATCTCCAGGTCATCCATAACGTTTTTCCTGTCAACCACCAGCAGATAATGAGGTTCGGTTTCTCCAAATTCCAGGAGCACGCTTTCAACCTGGGAGGGGAACACATTAACGCCCCGGATAATCAGCATGTCATCGCTGCGGCCCGTTACCCGGCACATTCTCACATGTGTCCGCCCGCAGGCGCATTTTTCAGGCTTGAGATAAGTGATGTCCCTGGTCCGGTACCGGACGATGGGAAAAGCCTCTTTGGTTATGGAGGTAAGAACAAGCTCGCCCTGTTCCCCGAAGGGAAGGGGTTCTTTCGTCTCGGGGTCAATAATCTCGGCAATAAAATGGTCTTCAAAAATGTGCATCCCTTGCTGGGCCGGGCATTCCATCGCCACCCCCGGTCCGAGCACCTCGCTTAAACCGTAAATATCAAGAGCCTTAATATCAAGTTTTGCTTCCAATTGTTGTCGCATGCGCTCCGTCCACGGTTCGGCGCCAAAGATGCCGGCCTTTAGAGGAAGTTTCTGGAAATCGATCCCCTGGTTTTGGCCCTCTTCGGCGAGCAGCAAGGCGTAAGAGGGAGTGCAGCACAAAATGGTGGCGCCGAAATCCTGCATCAGCATGAGCTGGCGGGCGGTATTGCCGCCGGAAACCGGCACCACCGTGGCGCCAAGCAGTTCGGCCCCGTAATGAAGTCCCAGTCCCCCGGTAAAAAGGCCATAACCATAGGCGTTCTGGACAATGTCGCCTTTTGTCCCTCCCGCCATGGCCAGGGCCCGGGCTATCAGGTTGGCCCACGTGTTAATATCGTTCCTGGTGTAGCCTACCACGGTCGGCTTGCCTGTAGTCC
The sequence above is a segment of the Peptococcaceae bacterium genome. Coding sequences within it:
- a CDS encoding phosphoribosyltransferase family protein → MFRNRNQAGLLLASEVAGLNLEKPVVIGIPRGGVEVAAPIAKKLGAPLYVILPRKIGAPHNPEFAVGALAPDHTAVFDEETLDLLGLTPAALQPVIEKEKEEIKKRLELYGRWGVIPDLAGCDVILVDDGIATGQTVKAALSSLQKKTDNPLILAVPVLPEDAVPIFTALAGRLVFLEAPRYFRAVGQFYEDFSDLPHETLISLLEETNSKTQKSRSGL
- a CDS encoding phenylacetate--CoA ligase, whose product is MYWEQEYETMSRDRLAELQGRRLRATVERVYQNVPFYRRAFEEKGIAPGDIRSLDDLTKLPFTEKTDLRDNYPFGLFAVPLEEVVRVHASSGTTGKPTVVGYTRNDINTWANLIARALAMAGGTKGDIVQNAYGYGLFTGGLGLHYGAELLGATVVPVSGGNTARQLMLMQDFGATILCCTPSYALLLAEEGQNQGIDFQKLPLKAGIFGAEPWTERMRQQLEAKLDIKALDIYGLSEVLGPGVAMECPAQQGMHIFEDHFIAEIIDPETKEPLPFGEQGELVLTSITKEAFPIVRYRTRDITYLKPEKCACGRTHVRMCRVTGRSDDMLIIRGVNVFPSQVESVLLEFGETEPHYLLVVDRKNVMDDLEIWVEVSAQMFKDKVKDLEDIENRLRSRISSVLGIAARIKLVEPRTIPRSEGKAKRVVDKREL